In Lysobacter firmicutimachus, one genomic interval encodes:
- a CDS encoding type IV secretion system protein has product MDLLSNASSLVDWLSPSGGAGIGDYMGFRLINTYLTSRIGDFGLAMMGRMMKFVAGIAVSVVTLWVLSQGYRILTGQLRDPLMKLVVDGLKIALCLGIATSMGVGGVKLYTLLTHDMDEAVHELVTGNKGQTTADAVDKNLAYLQIAMTAIDSVQVLDGNPELLEEKRTAKFFAGLGAAGPAIAAGVMLLLMKIVVAMWVGFGPLFIFAFAFDATKAMFHRWLQYGLGALFTMAMLSFISGLILDLMIRVSAATWLIKLTNISGASAEGISGQAMEQGGMGLILTMLIISVPPIAAHFFQGQVGNFMHFSAFSSQGQPGAQGQPPGSSQAAPVNPNTPTVPQAGAKHGPDSTYNHANRVSGQPIGSQENRVKSADEVRKD; this is encoded by the coding sequence ATGGATCTGTTAAGCAACGCCTCCAGCCTTGTGGATTGGCTCTCTCCTTCGGGCGGCGCCGGCATCGGCGACTACATGGGCTTCCGCCTCATCAACACGTACCTGACCTCGCGGATCGGCGATTTTGGCCTGGCGATGATGGGCCGCATGATGAAGTTCGTTGCCGGGATCGCCGTCTCTGTCGTGACTCTATGGGTGCTCTCCCAGGGCTACCGAATCCTGACGGGACAGCTCCGCGACCCGCTCATGAAGCTGGTTGTCGATGGTTTGAAGATTGCACTGTGCTTGGGTATCGCGACGTCAATGGGCGTCGGTGGCGTCAAGCTGTACACGCTTCTGACACACGATATGGACGAGGCTGTCCACGAGCTGGTCACCGGTAACAAGGGTCAAACCACAGCCGATGCCGTCGACAAGAACTTGGCCTACTTGCAGATCGCCATGACGGCCATCGATAGCGTTCAGGTACTCGATGGCAACCCGGAGCTGCTCGAGGAAAAGCGCACAGCGAAGTTCTTCGCTGGCCTTGGTGCCGCTGGCCCAGCCATTGCGGCGGGCGTCATGCTCCTTCTAATGAAGATTGTTGTCGCGATGTGGGTGGGGTTCGGCCCTCTGTTCATTTTCGCTTTTGCCTTCGATGCGACCAAGGCCATGTTCCACCGCTGGCTCCAGTACGGGCTAGGCGCGCTCTTCACGATGGCGATGCTGAGCTTCATTTCGGGCCTGATCCTCGACCTGATGATCCGGGTCTCAGCGGCAACCTGGCTCATCAAGTTGACCAACATATCGGGGGCGAGCGCCGAGGGAATTTCCGGCCAAGCCATGGAGCAAGGCGGTATGGGGCTGATACTGACGATGCTCATCATTTCAGTACCGCCGATTGCGGCACACTTCTTCCAAGGACAAGTCGGAAACTTCATGCACTTCTCGGCGTTCAGCAGTCAGGGCCAACCCGGGGCGCAAGGACAACCTCCGGGCTCCTCCCAGGCTGCTCCCGTTAATCCGAATACACCAACAGTGCCGCAAGCGGGGGCAAAGCACGGGCCGGACTCGACATACAATCATGCTAACCGCGTCAGTGGCCAACCTATCGGTAGTCAAGAGAACCGCGTGAAATCTGCCGACGAAGTACGAAAGGACTGA
- a CDS encoding DUF4189 domain-containing protein has translation MATCGPIPTTRPAGPQWRSQWGAVASDSTGEFGIVSGMKSERAARKAAVEECAKRGGVSCSANFTFHNQCAAVASSESVSFSQGAPTEEKAKELAMRECEAAQSGRCWLYYSGCSLPVQVN, from the coding sequence ATGGCAACCTGCGGCCCAATTCCTACGACGCGGCCTGCTGGGCCGCAGTGGCGATCACAGTGGGGAGCGGTGGCTTCCGATAGCACCGGCGAATTTGGAATCGTTTCGGGCATGAAGAGTGAGCGCGCCGCTCGAAAAGCAGCAGTGGAAGAGTGTGCGAAGCGCGGAGGGGTATCTTGCAGCGCGAACTTCACCTTTCACAATCAATGCGCCGCTGTTGCTTCTTCTGAGTCCGTTTCGTTCTCACAAGGGGCTCCGACGGAGGAAAAGGCGAAAGAACTAGCTATGCGCGAATGCGAGGCGGCTCAATCTGGCAGGTGTTGGCTCTACTACAGCGGTTGCAGCCTTCCTGTCCAGGTCAACTGA
- a CDS encoding XVIPCD domain-containing protein: MTISTRQYAQLAQHSYAPPEITADGERPFIVADGVRFNVLKNVDKPSGYQGTIFQRQDTGEIVVAHRGSEFDRQPFEDGVIADGGMVANRANKQLEDALALTDEASEMARGMAHKYGQAPQVTVTGHSLGGCLTQLTAAKRGLNGEAFNPYGAVSLNQNVPEGGTQVINHVMAGDVVSAASKHFGKVTMYAEPVELNVLKAAGYEDSGSQLDIRNPIKAAVTGGDSHRMHHFLDVDGKGQPDRSILSQPQARELADRHRPVFEKYRGDIEDIRAGATIGAAVYRGSQAIAEEIRRHLPESAPESPFRDAHGALPAHGRHSLDPRDPGHPNRAMHEAIHTGVEHAFASKGLQVGESSDRTSAALLVNARQNGLSQVDQVVTGRQTAAGLDVFAVQGDVHDPAHKRAQVNTQVAAQIPVEASFQQLATVNQQQAVAQEQHNQDQARTQAARTV, encoded by the coding sequence ATGACAATTTCAACTCGGCAGTACGCGCAGCTTGCTCAGCACTCGTACGCCCCCCCGGAAATCACTGCCGATGGCGAACGACCGTTCATCGTAGCTGATGGCGTTCGCTTCAATGTACTGAAAAATGTCGACAAACCTTCTGGCTACCAGGGGACAATTTTCCAGCGACAGGACACCGGTGAAATTGTCGTGGCCCATCGCGGCAGCGAATTTGATCGACAGCCGTTTGAGGATGGTGTTATTGCCGATGGCGGGATGGTGGCAAACAGGGCAAACAAACAATTGGAGGACGCTCTCGCCCTTACCGACGAAGCATCCGAGATGGCGCGCGGAATGGCGCATAAGTATGGACAGGCGCCACAGGTTACGGTCACTGGACACTCGCTTGGCGGGTGCTTGACTCAGCTCACTGCTGCCAAACGTGGCTTGAATGGTGAGGCTTTCAATCCCTATGGCGCCGTCAGTCTTAATCAAAACGTCCCGGAAGGTGGAACGCAGGTCATCAATCACGTCATGGCTGGGGACGTCGTCAGCGCCGCCAGCAAGCACTTCGGCAAAGTGACCATGTATGCCGAGCCGGTTGAGCTGAACGTACTGAAAGCGGCCGGTTACGAGGACAGCGGAAGCCAGCTCGACATCCGGAATCCGATCAAGGCGGCAGTCACCGGCGGCGACTCACATCGCATGCACCATTTCCTCGACGTCGATGGCAAGGGTCAACCGGACCGGTCGATATTGTCGCAGCCGCAGGCGCGCGAACTAGCCGACCGACACCGGCCGGTGTTCGAGAAGTACAGAGGGGACATCGAGGACATTCGCGCGGGCGCAACCATCGGTGCCGCGGTCTATCGCGGCAGCCAGGCGATTGCGGAGGAGATCCGGCGCCATCTGCCCGAAAGCGCTCCCGAGAGCCCGTTTAGAGACGCGCACGGCGCGCTGCCTGCCCATGGTCGGCACTCGCTTGACCCGCGCGATCCCGGCCACCCCAACCGCGCCATGCACGAGGCGATTCACACGGGCGTGGAGCATGCATTCGCCAGCAAAGGCCTGCAAGTCGGGGAGAGCTCCGATCGGACGTCGGCGGCGCTGTTGGTCAACGCTCGGCAGAACGGTCTAAGCCAAGTGGATCAAGTCGTTACAGGCCGCCAGACAGCGGCTGGCCTCGACGTGTTTGCCGTGCAGGGCGATGTTCACGACCCGGCCCACAAGCGAGCGCAGGTCAACACGCAGGTCGCCGCTCAGATCCCGGTCGAGGCCTCGTTCCAGCAGTTGGCGACGGTCAATCAGCAGCAGGCTGTGGCCCAGGAACAACACAACCAGGATCAGGCCCGGACGCAAGCCGCCCGCACGGTCTGA